In one Lysobacter alkalisoli genomic region, the following are encoded:
- a CDS encoding NAD(P)/FAD-dependent oxidoreductase — protein MRHYDVPDYDVPDYDVLVVGAGPAGLAAARAAASHGVRVGLVDAQLRAGGQVWRDDVRFGVPAAARRALAALRGQGIDWLERTEIVSVQPDCLLADGPQGARHLHYRQLVLATGARELLLPFPGWTLPGVTGAGGAQALAKQGWPLRGKSVLVAGSGPLLLAASATLRRHGARVLGIHEQAAFDDLRRFAAGLPRWPGKLIQAAALSLRLLGVPYRAGSVVVAAHGDDRLREVEIEGAAGRTRVACDQLAVGYGLVPNTELAQLMGCRLEYPGPHPQVAVDADLRTSLGNVFAAGEACGIGGRDCALVEGAMAGHLAAGKPEAARVLRLRRRHARAFAEHLHRHFALDARVLDLATADTPVCRCEDVPLGALQGLASMREAKLLTRCGMGACQGRICGTALRELGLSWPTNGSVGGVRPPLFPARLAALATLSTPETQGRT, from the coding sequence ATGCGCCATTACGACGTGCCGGATTACGACGTGCCGGATTACGACGTGCTCGTAGTCGGCGCCGGTCCGGCCGGCCTGGCCGCGGCACGCGCGGCTGCCTCGCACGGGGTGCGCGTCGGCCTGGTCGATGCGCAGCTCCGTGCCGGCGGCCAGGTCTGGCGGGATGACGTGCGTTTCGGCGTGCCCGCCGCCGCGCGCCGCGCGCTGGCCGCACTGCGCGGGCAGGGCATCGACTGGCTGGAGCGCACCGAGATCGTTTCGGTGCAGCCGGACTGCCTGCTGGCCGATGGACCACAGGGAGCACGGCATCTCCACTACCGGCAACTGGTGCTGGCCACCGGCGCGCGCGAGCTGCTGCTGCCGTTTCCCGGCTGGACCCTGCCGGGCGTGACCGGTGCCGGTGGTGCGCAGGCGCTGGCCAAGCAGGGCTGGCCGCTGCGCGGCAAGTCGGTGCTGGTGGCCGGCAGCGGTCCGCTGCTGCTTGCGGCGTCGGCCACGCTGCGCCGGCATGGCGCGCGGGTGCTGGGCATCCACGAACAGGCGGCTTTCGACGACCTGCGCCGCTTCGCCGCCGGTCTGCCGCGCTGGCCGGGCAAGCTGATCCAGGCCGCGGCATTGAGCCTGCGTCTGCTCGGCGTGCCCTATCGCGCGGGCAGCGTGGTGGTCGCCGCACATGGCGACGACCGGTTGCGCGAAGTCGAGATCGAGGGGGCGGCCGGACGCACCCGCGTCGCCTGTGACCAGCTCGCCGTCGGCTACGGCCTGGTACCCAACACCGAGCTGGCGCAGCTGATGGGCTGCCGGCTGGAGTATCCCGGACCGCATCCGCAGGTGGCCGTCGATGCCGACCTGCGGACCAGCCTCGGCAACGTGTTCGCCGCCGGCGAGGCTTGCGGCATCGGCGGGCGTGACTGCGCCCTGGTCGAGGGTGCGATGGCCGGGCACCTCGCGGCCGGCAAACCCGAAGCGGCGCGTGTGCTGCGACTGCGCCGACGGCACGCGCGCGCCTTTGCCGAACATCTGCACCGGCATTTCGCGCTTGATGCACGCGTTCTGGATTTGGCGACTGCGGACACCCCGGTGTGCCGCTGCGAAGACGTCCCCCTGGGCGCATTGCAGGGGCTTGCAAGCATGCGCGAGGCCAAGCTGCTCACCCGCTGCGGCATGGGCGCCTGCCAGGGCCGCATCTGCGGCACGGCGCTGCGCGAACTGGGGCTGTCCTGGCCCACGAACGGCTCCGTCGGCGGCGTGAGGCCGCCACTGTTTCCGGCCCGCCTTGCGGCGTTGGCCACTCTTTCCACACCAGAAACCCAAGGTAGAACCTGA
- a CDS encoding NAD(P)/FAD-dependent oxidoreductase — MDCFDLIVAGAGIVGAACAEAAAEAGLRVAVVEPGPVGGGTTAAGMGHLVALDDAPAELVLAAASLRLWERFATLADAEFSRCGTLWIARDEAELAAVPKRIARLAEVGIHAEFVDARELCRLEPQLAPGLAGGMQVGREAVVYPPRVARWLVDAACRAGARLYSGRRVRELLADGVRLDDGEKLSGPVLVATGVALPQLLPELPLRPRKGHLVITDRYPPLIRHQLVEMGYSDTAHADAGTAVAFNLQPRPTGQLLIGSSREFDVEDPAVSLATLAAMLQRAFTFLPALRELRAIRAWTGFRPATPDGLPYLGPVPGRPGVWVAAGHEGLGVTTALGSARLLIDSLLGRPPLLDPAPYLPDRVLQGMAA, encoded by the coding sequence ATGGACTGCTTCGACCTCATCGTGGCCGGTGCCGGCATCGTCGGCGCGGCCTGTGCCGAGGCCGCGGCCGAGGCGGGGCTGCGGGTGGCGGTGGTGGAGCCGGGGCCGGTCGGCGGCGGCACCACGGCGGCGGGCATGGGGCATCTGGTGGCTTTGGACGATGCGCCGGCCGAACTGGTGCTGGCGGCCGCGTCGCTGCGCCTGTGGGAGCGCTTTGCCACGCTGGCCGATGCCGAATTCAGCCGCTGCGGCACCCTGTGGATCGCCCGCGACGAGGCCGAGCTGGCCGCAGTGCCGAAGCGGATCGCACGCTTGGCCGAGGTGGGGATTCATGCCGAATTCGTCGATGCGCGCGAGCTTTGCCGGCTGGAGCCCCAACTGGCCCCGGGCCTGGCCGGCGGCATGCAGGTCGGGCGCGAGGCCGTGGTGTATCCGCCGCGGGTGGCGCGCTGGCTGGTGGACGCCGCCTGCCGGGCCGGCGCGCGGTTGTACAGCGGGCGGCGGGTGCGCGAGCTGCTTGCCGACGGTGTGCGCCTGGACGATGGAGAGAAGCTCTCCGGCCCGGTGCTGGTCGCGACTGGAGTGGCGCTGCCGCAGCTGCTGCCGGAGCTGCCGTTGCGCCCGCGCAAGGGCCATCTGGTCATCACCGACCGCTACCCGCCACTGATCCGCCATCAGCTGGTCGAGATGGGCTATTCCGACACCGCGCATGCCGATGCCGGCACCGCAGTGGCCTTCAATCTCCAGCCGCGTCCGACCGGGCAGCTGCTGATCGGCTCCTCGCGCGAGTTCGATGTCGAGGATCCGGCGGTGTCTCTCGCGACGCTGGCTGCGATGCTGCAGCGCGCCTTCACCTTCCTGCCGGCGCTGCGCGAACTGCGCGCCATCCGCGCCTGGACCGGCTTTCGCCCTGCCACTCCGGACGGGTTGCCCTACCTGGGACCGGTCCCAGGTCGCCCCGGCGTGTGGGTGGCGGCCGGGCACGAAGGATTGGGCGTGACCACGGCGCTGGGCAGCGCACGCCTGCTGATCGACAGCCTGCTCGGGCGTCCGCCGCTGCTGGATCCCGCGCCCTACCTGCCGGACCGGGTCCTGCAAGGAATGGCGGCATGA
- the ccmD gene encoding heme exporter protein CcmD, producing the protein MSYLGYVVAAYAVFVLVMVWDWLSPQLQLRRELRRVRLRAARRTAHAQREASRAPSEELTR; encoded by the coding sequence ATGAGCTATCTCGGCTACGTGGTCGCCGCCTACGCGGTATTCGTGCTGGTGATGGTCTGGGATTGGCTGTCGCCGCAGCTGCAGCTCCGCCGCGAACTGCGTCGCGTCCGGCTGCGTGCCGCCCGTCGGACCGCGCACGCGCAGCGCGAGGCAAGCCGCGCACCCTCCGAAGAACTGACCCGCTGA
- the ccmA gene encoding heme ABC exporter ATP-binding protein CcmA: MSRPVSSSTLLEVHNLGFSRNELPVFGPLDFSVSAGEALLVQGDNGSGKTTLLRVLAGLLRADSGEIAIGGQPAEPLRRARAIAYLGHLPGLKADLSVLENLHHLCGLHGQRDTQSIESALAVVGLSGYEDALARQLSAGQKKRLSLARLWLSPAPLWLMDEPYANLDLEGIELVNRMVRAHLDDGGASLVTTHGAYAAPPVRTRLLELGKAA, translated from the coding sequence ATGAGCCGACCCGTCTCTTCCTCCACATTGCTCGAAGTCCACAACCTGGGGTTCTCGCGCAACGAGCTGCCGGTGTTCGGACCGCTGGACTTCAGCGTTTCGGCCGGCGAAGCGTTGCTGGTGCAGGGAGACAACGGCTCCGGCAAGACCACCCTTCTGCGGGTGCTGGCCGGGTTGCTACGCGCCGACAGCGGCGAGATCGCGATCGGGGGGCAGCCCGCCGAACCGTTGCGCCGGGCCCGCGCGATCGCCTACCTCGGCCATCTGCCGGGACTGAAGGCCGACCTCAGCGTGCTGGAGAACCTGCACCACCTGTGCGGCCTGCATGGGCAGCGCGACACCCAGTCGATCGAAAGCGCCCTGGCCGTGGTCGGCCTGTCCGGCTACGAGGACGCCCTCGCCCGCCAGCTCTCGGCCGGACAGAAGAAGCGGCTGTCGCTGGCCCGGTTGTGGTTGTCGCCAGCGCCGCTATGGCTGATGGACGAACCCTACGCCAACCTCGACCTGGAGGGCATCGAGCTGGTCAACCGCATGGTTCGCGCGCATCTGGACGACGGCGGTGCCTCGCTGGTCACCACTCATGGCGCCTATGCCGCGCCGCCTGTACGGACCCGGTTGCTCGAACTCGGGAAGGCCGCATGA
- the ccmB gene encoding heme exporter protein CcmB — protein MSAAPTLFTTARALVARDLQLVWRRRGDALQPALFALLMVVLFALALGNEPNTLAEVAPAVLWLAVLLAGLLSLDSLFRGDAEDGSLEQWMLAPVPLAWLVGVRTFMHWATTALPLLIAAPVLGEMLHLPHDQLPVLMGSLALGTPLLSLVGAVVAALTIGMRRSGILVALLALPLYVPILVFGAGSVTAAAQGHDVVGAMLLLAAGLVLAVVLAPIAAAAAIRIALS, from the coding sequence ATGAGCGCCGCACCCACCCTGTTCACAACCGCTCGTGCGCTGGTCGCCCGCGACCTGCAGCTGGTCTGGAGGCGCCGGGGCGACGCCCTGCAACCGGCCCTGTTCGCGCTGCTGATGGTGGTGCTGTTCGCGCTGGCGCTGGGCAACGAGCCCAATACTCTTGCCGAGGTGGCCCCGGCGGTGCTGTGGCTGGCGGTGCTGCTGGCGGGGCTGCTGTCACTGGACAGCCTGTTCCGCGGCGACGCCGAGGACGGCTCGCTGGAACAGTGGATGCTGGCACCCGTGCCGCTGGCCTGGCTGGTCGGTGTGCGCACGTTCATGCACTGGGCCACCACCGCGCTGCCGTTGCTGATCGCCGCGCCGGTGCTGGGCGAGATGTTGCACCTGCCCCACGACCAGTTGCCGGTGCTGATGGGATCGCTGGCACTGGGCACGCCGTTGCTGAGTCTGGTCGGCGCGGTGGTCGCCGCACTGACGATCGGGATGAGGCGCTCCGGTATACTTGTCGCCCTGTTGGCATTGCCCCTGTACGTGCCCATTCTGGTGTTCGGCGCGGGCAGTGTCACCGCCGCCGCCCAGGGACACGATGTCGTGGGCGCGATGCTGCTGCTGGCCGCGGGACTGGTCCTGGCGGTGGTGCTGGCGCCGATCGCCGCTGCCGCCGCCATCCGCATCGCCTTGAGTTGA
- a CDS encoding dihydrodipicolinate synthase family protein yields MNNASFWRGVLPAITTPFTAEGEVDHDFLAKHAKALVDAGSTAIVPLGSLGEGATLTFDAKLAILDTLVAAVDGRVPVVPGIAALSTREAVELARAAKACGCGGLMALPPYVYSTDWREMGAHMRAVIGATDLPVIFYNNPVAYRTDFTPRQIAELAGEFPNLQAVKESSGDIRRFAALKEVLGERLVLLVGMDDLIVEGLAMGAEGWIAGVVNAFPEESVRLFEQARDGGYAAARELYEWSLPLLRMDTVPKFVQLIKLMQAQAGLGSERVRAPRLLLAGAEREEALQVIDQAIATRGR; encoded by the coding sequence ATGAACAACGCTTCCTTCTGGCGCGGCGTGCTGCCGGCCATCACCACCCCGTTCACCGCTGAGGGCGAGGTGGATCACGACTTCCTCGCCAAACACGCCAAGGCCCTGGTCGATGCCGGCAGCACCGCCATCGTGCCGCTGGGTTCGCTGGGCGAGGGCGCCACGCTCACCTTCGACGCGAAGCTCGCGATCCTGGACACCCTGGTCGCAGCGGTAGACGGACGCGTGCCGGTGGTGCCGGGCATCGCCGCGCTGTCCACGCGCGAGGCGGTGGAGCTGGCGCGCGCGGCCAAGGCCTGCGGCTGCGGCGGCCTGATGGCGCTGCCGCCCTACGTCTACTCCACCGACTGGCGCGAGATGGGCGCGCACATGCGCGCGGTGATCGGCGCCACCGACCTGCCGGTGATCTTCTACAACAACCCGGTGGCCTACCGGACCGACTTCACGCCGCGCCAGATCGCCGAGCTGGCCGGCGAGTTCCCCAACCTGCAGGCGGTCAAGGAATCCTCCGGCGATATCCGCCGCTTCGCCGCCCTCAAGGAAGTGCTGGGCGAGCGCCTGGTGCTGCTGGTGGGCATGGACGACCTCATCGTCGAGGGCCTGGCCATGGGTGCGGAGGGCTGGATCGCCGGCGTGGTCAATGCCTTCCCGGAAGAGTCGGTGCGGCTGTTCGAGCAGGCCCGCGACGGTGGCTATGCCGCGGCCCGCGAGTTGTACGAATGGTCGCTGCCGCTGCTGCGCATGGACACCGTGCCCAAGTTCGTGCAGCTCATCAAACTGATGCAGGCGCAGGCCGGGCTGGGCAGCGAGCGCGTGCGCGCGCCGCGTCTGCTGCTGGCAGGCGCCGAGCGCGAGGAAGCACTGCAGGTCATCGACCAGGCCATCGCCACCCGAGGGCGTTGA
- a CDS encoding heme lyase CcmF/NrfE family subunit encodes MLPELAQVALILALLVAALQTALPLLGAHRGLPAWMAIARPAAYAQLVLVAIAYAILTHAFIIGDFSVAYVQQHSNSLLPLGYRITAVWGSHEGSLLLWVLVIALWSAAVALFSRRLPDTVIARVLGVMGIVALGFLAFLIFTSNPFTRLLPAAAEGHDLNPLLQDPGMAIHPPMLYMGYVGFAVSFAFSVAALIDGKVDARWLRWTRPWTNIAWAFLTFGIALGSWWAYYELGWGGWWFWDPVENASFMPWLAGAALIHSQAVTEKRGSFRSWTLLLAIATFSLSLLGAFLVRSGVLTSVHSFAADPARGVFILVFLAIVIGGSLLLYALRAPSTAEDDRPADGKPFAASSRETLLLLNNLLLATACAMVLLGTLYPLLADALDMGKISVGPPYFALMFMLLMAPLVLLLPFGPLTRWQREQAGRPLAMLAPWFGLALVMGAIAFFTAPQGQWKVAAGIAGAAWVGFGTLRFVWARFKASGRLTAEMAGMALAHFGVAIFLVGALLTEGLSTQREVAVTPGESVELGGYRFRFDKVERVPGPNYMSDHGTVTVFEGEGPAERRLGVLHPEKRTYLSGGQVMTESAIQRGFTRDLYVALGEPLGGGSWALRAHVKPFVRWIWAGALLMMLGGLVTAADRRFRTMPSARQMENSA; translated from the coding sequence ATGCTCCCCGAACTCGCCCAAGTCGCCCTGATCCTCGCCCTGCTGGTCGCCGCCCTGCAAACCGCCCTGCCCCTGCTCGGCGCGCATCGGGGACTACCCGCATGGATGGCGATCGCACGGCCGGCTGCCTACGCGCAGCTGGTGCTGGTCGCGATTGCGTACGCGATCCTGACCCACGCTTTCATCATCGGCGACTTCTCGGTCGCCTATGTCCAGCAGCACAGCAACAGCCTGCTGCCACTGGGCTACCGCATCACCGCGGTGTGGGGTTCGCACGAGGGCTCGCTGCTGCTGTGGGTGCTGGTGATCGCGCTATGGTCCGCGGCAGTGGCACTGTTCTCCAGGCGCCTGCCGGACACCGTGATCGCCCGCGTACTCGGGGTGATGGGCATCGTCGCACTCGGCTTCCTCGCTTTCCTGATCTTCACCAGCAATCCGTTCACGCGCTTGCTGCCGGCGGCGGCCGAGGGCCACGACCTCAACCCGCTGCTGCAGGATCCGGGCATGGCGATCCACCCGCCGATGCTCTACATGGGCTATGTCGGCTTCGCGGTGTCGTTCGCGTTCTCGGTCGCGGCGCTGATCGACGGCAAGGTGGATGCGCGCTGGCTGCGCTGGACACGGCCGTGGACCAACATCGCCTGGGCATTCCTGACCTTCGGCATCGCGCTGGGCAGCTGGTGGGCCTACTACGAGCTGGGCTGGGGCGGCTGGTGGTTCTGGGATCCGGTCGAGAACGCCAGCTTCATGCCCTGGCTGGCCGGCGCCGCGCTGATCCATTCGCAGGCGGTGACCGAGAAGCGCGGCAGCTTCCGCAGCTGGACGTTGCTGCTGGCCATCGCCACGTTCTCGCTGTCGCTGCTGGGCGCGTTCCTGGTCCGCTCGGGTGTGCTGACCAGCGTGCATTCGTTCGCCGCCGACCCGGCGCGCGGCGTGTTCATCCTCGTGTTCCTCGCCATCGTCATCGGCGGCTCGCTGCTGCTGTATGCGCTGCGCGCGCCGTCGACCGCCGAAGATGACCGCCCTGCCGATGGCAAACCTTTCGCCGCCAGTTCGCGCGAAACCCTGCTGCTGCTCAACAACCTACTGCTGGCGACCGCCTGCGCGATGGTCCTGCTCGGCACCCTGTATCCGCTGCTGGCCGACGCGCTGGACATGGGCAAGATCTCGGTCGGCCCGCCCTATTTCGCGCTGATGTTCATGCTGCTGATGGCGCCGCTGGTGCTGCTGCTGCCATTCGGCCCGCTGACCCGATGGCAGCGCGAGCAGGCCGGCAGACCGCTGGCGATGCTGGCGCCATGGTTCGGGCTGGCGCTGGTGATGGGGGCGATCGCATTCTTCACCGCACCGCAGGGGCAGTGGAAGGTCGCCGCAGGCATCGCCGGCGCAGCCTGGGTCGGCTTCGGCACCCTGCGTTTCGTCTGGGCACGGTTCAAGGCCAGCGGCCGGCTGACCGCCGAGATGGCCGGCATGGCGCTGGCGCACTTCGGCGTCGCCATATTCCTGGTCGGCGCACTGCTGACCGAGGGCCTGAGCACCCAGCGCGAAGTCGCAGTGACGCCGGGGGAATCGGTCGAGCTGGGCGGCTACCGCTTCCGCTTCGACAAGGTCGAACGCGTGCCTGGTCCGAACTACATGTCCGACCACGGCACCGTCACCGTGTTCGAGGGCGAGGGCCCGGCTGAGCGCCGTCTCGGCGTGCTGCATCCGGAAAAGCGCACCTACCTCAGTGGCGGTCAGGTAATGACGGAATCGGCAATCCAGCGCGGTTTCACCCGCGATCTGTATGTTGCGCTCGGCGAACCGCTCGGCGGCGGCAGCTGGGCGCTGCGGGCGCACGTCAAACCCTTCGTGCGCTGGATCTGGGCCGGTGCGCTGCTGATGATGCTGGGCGGTCTGGTCACCGCTGCCGACCGACGATTCCGGACCATGCCGTCAGCCCGCCAGATGGAGAACTCCGCATGA
- a CDS encoding AraC family transcriptional regulator, whose translation MDPVLPALEVQALFDVLADTVFFIKDREGRYTHCNHTLMRRLGRKRRDDVIGRSATEVFPPPLGATYHSQDRRVLRGETISDQLEVHLYPNRRPGWCLTLKRPLLVHGRISGLIGVSRDLGRPDSRHAAYGQLEKVMAHMQAHLDRNLRIPALAELAGVSVAQLERQFRHVFQVTPQQHLIKLRIELAMRLLHGEDSIASIGQQCGFSDQSAFARQFKATVGMTPREYRNLKSCL comes from the coding sequence ATGGACCCAGTCCTGCCCGCACTGGAAGTACAGGCCCTGTTCGACGTCCTGGCCGATACCGTGTTCTTCATCAAGGACCGCGAAGGCCGCTACACGCACTGCAACCACACCCTGATGCGCAGGCTTGGACGCAAACGTCGCGACGACGTGATCGGCCGCTCCGCCACCGAGGTCTTCCCGCCGCCGCTGGGCGCCACCTACCACTCGCAGGATCGCCGGGTGTTGCGCGGCGAAACGATCAGTGACCAGCTCGAAGTCCACCTCTACCCCAACCGCCGCCCCGGTTGGTGCCTGACACTCAAGCGCCCGCTCCTTGTCCATGGCCGGATCAGCGGCCTGATCGGCGTCTCGCGCGACCTGGGCCGGCCCGACAGCCGCCACGCCGCCTATGGCCAGCTGGAGAAGGTGATGGCGCACATGCAGGCCCACCTCGACCGCAACCTGCGCATCCCCGCACTCGCCGAACTGGCCGGCGTGTCCGTGGCGCAACTCGAGCGCCAGTTCCGCCACGTATTCCAGGTGACCCCGCAGCAGCACCTCATCAAGCTGCGGATCGAACTGGCCATGCGGCTGCTGCACGGCGAGGACAGCATCGCCAGCATCGGACAGCAGTGCGGCTTCAGCGACCAGAGCGCGTTTGCGCGGCAGTTCAAGGCCACCGTCGGCATGACCCCGCGCGAGTATCGCAACCTGAAGAGTTGCCTTTGA
- the ccmE gene encoding cytochrome c maturation protein CcmE → MNPTRRRRLIWVLALVAAAAIAAALVAMALQRNIAYLYTPGEIISGEAGERVSSGETRFRLGGMVAKGSFNRPEGSLEANFRVTDGDAEMEVRYSGILPDLFREDQAVVATGRMQGDTFVAEEILAKHDETYMPKEVADKMGKAHEKHDVPAQPATGKSP, encoded by the coding sequence ATGAATCCAACACGCCGCCGCCGACTGATCTGGGTACTGGCCCTGGTCGCCGCCGCCGCCATTGCCGCGGCACTGGTGGCCATGGCCCTGCAACGCAACATCGCCTACCTGTATACGCCTGGCGAGATCATCAGCGGCGAGGCCGGCGAGCGTGTCAGTTCCGGCGAGACCCGTTTCCGCCTTGGCGGCATGGTGGCCAAGGGATCGTTCAATCGCCCAGAGGGCTCGCTGGAAGCCAACTTCCGCGTCACCGACGGCGATGCCGAAATGGAGGTCCGCTACAGCGGCATCCTCCCGGACCTGTTCCGCGAGGACCAGGCGGTAGTCGCCACCGGCCGCATGCAAGGCGATACCTTCGTCGCCGAGGAGATCCTCGCCAAGCACGACGAGACCTACATGCCGAAGGAAGTCGCCGACAAGATGGGCAAGGCGCACGAGAAGCATGATGTGCCGGCACAACCCGCCACAGGAAAGTCACCTTGA
- a CDS encoding proline racemase family protein translates to MHAIDIIDSHTAGEPTRVVVAGFPDLGGGDLAQCRERFGREYDAWRRAIACEPRGSDVLVGALLLPPTDPQACTGVIFFNNVGTLGMCGHGTIGVVRTLAELGRIGPGRHRIQTPVGTVDAELDGDGRVSVENVESYRWRADVEVAVPGHGMVRGDIAWGGNWFFITAQSPCALTLSNQRQLSAYTESIRRALERDGLAGENGNPIDHIEVNGIAPDGSGQARNFVLCPGLAYDRSPCGTGTSAKLACLAADGKLAEGEVWVQQGILGTAFEASYQRRGRGILPRIAGTAHITARAQLLIDPADPFAWGIDGGTAA, encoded by the coding sequence ATGCACGCGATCGACATCATCGATTCCCATACCGCCGGCGAACCGACCCGGGTCGTGGTGGCCGGCTTCCCCGACCTGGGCGGCGGCGACCTGGCGCAGTGCCGCGAACGCTTCGGCCGCGAGTACGACGCCTGGCGCCGCGCCATCGCCTGCGAGCCGCGCGGCTCGGACGTGCTGGTGGGTGCGCTGCTGCTGCCGCCGACCGATCCGCAGGCCTGTACCGGCGTGATCTTCTTCAACAACGTCGGCACCCTGGGCATGTGCGGGCACGGCACCATCGGCGTGGTGCGTACCCTGGCCGAGCTGGGGCGGATCGGACCGGGCCGGCACCGCATCCAGACGCCGGTGGGCACGGTGGATGCAGAGCTGGACGGGGACGGCCGGGTCTCGGTCGAGAACGTCGAGAGCTACCGCTGGCGGGCCGACGTCGAGGTCGCGGTGCCAGGCCATGGCATGGTGCGTGGCGACATCGCCTGGGGCGGCAACTGGTTCTTCATCACCGCACAGTCGCCCTGCGCCTTGACCCTGTCCAATCAGCGCCAGCTGAGCGCCTACACCGAAAGCATTCGACGGGCACTGGAGCGCGACGGCCTTGCCGGCGAGAACGGCAACCCGATCGACCACATCGAGGTCAACGGCATCGCTCCGGATGGCAGCGGACAGGCGCGCAACTTCGTGCTGTGCCCGGGGCTGGCCTACGACCGCTCGCCCTGTGGCACCGGCACCAGCGCCAAGCTGGCCTGCCTGGCCGCCGACGGCAAGCTGGCCGAGGGCGAGGTCTGGGTGCAGCAAGGCATCCTGGGCACCGCCTTCGAGGCCAGCTACCAGCGCCGCGGACGCGGCATCCTGCCGCGCATCGCCGGCACCGCGCACATCACCGCGCGGGCGCAGCTGCTGATCGATCCGGCCGATCCCTTTGCCTGGGGTATCGACGGCGGAACGGCGGCCTGA
- a CDS encoding 2Fe-2S iron-sulfur cluster-binding protein, producing MNPATVWLTVNGQSVAVAAGASVAAAVAQAENVFRRSPAGTPRAPVCGMGVCFECRVRIDGVAQLRACMTPACEGMHVETGP from the coding sequence ATGAATCCGGCGACGGTGTGGCTGACGGTGAACGGACAGTCGGTGGCGGTGGCGGCGGGCGCCAGTGTGGCCGCTGCGGTGGCACAGGCGGAGAACGTGTTCCGGCGCTCACCCGCGGGCACCCCGCGCGCGCCCGTGTGCGGCATGGGCGTGTGCTTCGAATGCCGGGTCCGCATCGACGGCGTGGCCCAGTTGCGGGCCTGCATGACCCCGGCCTGTGAAGGCATGCACGTGGAGACCGGGCCGTGA
- the ccmC gene encoding heme ABC transporter permease CcmC, with protein sequence MSPIILWFHKLGSPPYFDRFAARWAPWSYGIGLLLMAVGLYGGLFMAPADYQQGDSFRILYIHVPAAWMSMAVFAAMAFYAAIALIWRIKLCEILAMACAPIGAGFTFITLATGSIWGKPMWGTWWDWDPRLTTELVLLFMYLGVIGLYHAIDDRRAAARAAGLLAIVGVVLLPVIRYSVVWWNSLHQGQTIRLFGESSMDSSMMWPLWWVVIGTKFWFLGSLLARARADNLRREADKAWVGALATSAPPTHSPIAGDHR encoded by the coding sequence ATGAGCCCAATCATCCTCTGGTTCCATAAACTCGGATCGCCGCCCTACTTCGACCGCTTCGCCGCGCGTTGGGCGCCGTGGAGCTACGGCATCGGCCTGTTGCTGATGGCGGTGGGTCTGTACGGCGGCCTGTTCATGGCGCCGGCCGACTACCAGCAGGGCGACAGCTTCCGCATCCTCTACATCCACGTGCCGGCCGCATGGATGAGCATGGCGGTGTTCGCGGCGATGGCCTTCTACGCCGCCATCGCGCTGATCTGGCGAATCAAGCTGTGCGAGATCCTGGCGATGGCCTGCGCGCCGATCGGCGCCGGCTTCACCTTCATCACCCTCGCCACCGGTTCGATCTGGGGCAAGCCGATGTGGGGCACGTGGTGGGACTGGGATCCGCGCCTGACCACCGAGCTGGTGTTGTTGTTCATGTATCTGGGGGTGATCGGCCTCTACCACGCCATCGACGACCGCCGCGCCGCCGCCCGTGCCGCCGGACTGCTGGCGATCGTCGGCGTGGTGCTGCTGCCGGTGATCCGCTACTCGGTGGTGTGGTGGAACTCGCTGCACCAGGGCCAGACGATCCGCCTGTTCGGCGAATCGAGCATGGATTCGAGCATGATGTGGCCGTTGTGGTGGGTGGTGATCGGCACCAAGTTCTGGTTCCTCGGCTCACTGCTGGCCCGCGCGCGTGCCGACAACCTGCGCCGCGAGGCCGACAAGGCCTGGGTCGGCGCGCTTGCCACGAGCGCCCCCCCAACGCATTCACCCATCGCCGGGGACCACAGATGA